The following proteins are co-located in the Phragmites australis chromosome 10, lpPhrAust1.1, whole genome shotgun sequence genome:
- the LOC133930826 gene encoding protein-tyrosine sulfotransferase-like, with translation MARPLGLGVRALALLVVVSAALLPLVSSEDEHKHCEGVVKGWADSTAISEKDGDKLSLKDLLFFLHIPRTGGRTYFHCFLKKLYTNAQECPRSYDKLRFDPSHPDCKLVVSHDDYSLISKLPRERASVVTILRNPIDRVFSTYEFSVEVAARFLVHPNLTSAKLMTSRVLTKTRAVSTLDIWPWKYLVPWMREDLFTRRDARGIDKVHSSKKVNAYDVEDMVMPLHQYINDPVAQEIIHNGATFQITGLTNNSYFDGAHEVRHCVRKHPNLGRLVLEVAKNRLDRMLYVGLTEEHEESARLFAHMVGAQVLSQSATLNLDIKEDLPSGNDSHPSMLDPEDEETHEHLNSTHGWQNNEALNATRDEHGKGNMTVGKLMEAYETCIAKLRKSQSNRRKISLKKVEEANFSKEARKLVPEAILKQIISLNSLDMELYEHAKKIFTQEHLMLKAQHSMVGQHRQLAEQEGWISIVCKDGICSPWMVVLFGLGITTIIVFVSFAVTTRRRTSKLKV, from the exons ATGGCGCGGCCGCTCGGATTGGGCGTCCGCGCGCTCGCTCTCCTCGTCGTCGTGTCAG CGGCCTTGCTCCCACTCGTCAGCTCCGAGGACGAGCACAAACACTGCGAGGGAGTCGTTAAGGGCTGGGCGGATTCAACTGCGATAAGCGAGAAAGATGGTGACAAACTGAGCCTCAAGGATTTGCTGTTCTTCCTTCACATTCCTAGAACCGGAGGCCGTACCTACTTTCACTG CTTCTTGAAGAAGCTGTATACAAATGCGCAGGAATGCCCGCGCTCCTATGATAAACTGCGGTTCGACCCAAG CCATCCTGATTGCAAGCTGGTTGTTAGTCATGATGACTATAGCTTAATTTCCAAGCTGCCAAGGGAGAGAGCTTCCGTAGTAACAATACTAAGAAATCCAATTGATCGTGTATTTAGCACATATGAGTTCTCAGTTGAAGTTGCAGCTAGATTCCTTGTGCACCCAAACTTAACTTCTGCGAAGTTAATGACGAGCCGTGTGTTAACAAAGACTCGTGCTGTAAGTACATTGGACATATGGCCTTGGAAGTACTTGGTTCCATGGATGAGAGAAGATCTGTTTACCAGG AGAGATGCCAGGGGGATTGACAAAGTGCATAGTAGCAAGAAGGTTAATGCATATGATGTGGAGGATATGGTTATGCCATTACACCAGTACATCAATGATCCGGTTGCCCAGGAAATCATTCATAATGGCGCTACATTTCAG ATTACTGGGCTAACGAACAATTCATACTTTGATGGAGCACATGAGGTTCGACACTGTGTCagaaagcatcccaatcttggtcgtcttgtgctTGAAGTTGCTAAG AATAGGCTGGACCGAATGCTGTATGTAGGACTTACggaagaacatgaagaatcAGCAAGGTTGTTTGCTCATATGGTAGGAGCACAGGTGCTTTCACAGTCTGCGACATTGAACTTAGATATCAAGGAAGATCTACCCAGTGGGAATG ACTCTCACCCATCCATGCTAGATCCAGAGGATGAAGAAACACATGAACATCTG AATAGCACCCATGGCTGGCAAAATAATGAAGCTCTGAACGCTACCAGGGATGAACATGGAAAAGGAAAT ATGACTGTTGGTAAATTGATGGAAGCTTATGAGACTTGCATTGCTAAACTGCGAAAATCTCAATCTAACCGTCGTAAAATATCCCTAAAGAAAGTTGAGGAAGCAAACTTTTCAAAGGAG GCCCGAAAGCTGGTACCTGAGGCAATTTTGAAGCAAATTATCTCCTTGAACAGCCTTGACATGGAACTCTATGAGCATGCTAAGAAAATTTTTACCCAGGAACATCTTATGCTAAAAGCTCAACATTCCATGGTGGGGCAGCACAGACAATTGGCAGAACAAGAG GGCTGGATAAGCATAGTCTGCAAGGACGGGATTTGCTCTCCTTGGATGGTGGTCCTGTTTGGTCTAGGGATCACGACAATCATAGTTTTTGTCTCATTTGCTGTAACAACGAGACGAAGAACGTCGAAACTCAAGGTTTAA
- the LOC133930829 gene encoding transcription factor WRKY19-like: MQDGAGGGGGIHMLLGILAEGEEQARQLGQLPDDPRSRAEYDYRGAARRLQCTLGKAVSVAKAMEAASGSSRGTDRSDSPRSADESSGGTPTGAQERRSMWKRRKGQPRWTAKFRVPDANLEATPDDGISWRKYGQKDILGAKFPRGYYRCTYRTAQGCPAKKQVQRSDSDLTVFNVTYQGVHTCHQKQQRQATSPPAVHDVSQSLAQDPSTQLLVGFKDVLKVETKAPPLHNHDGTIFAPSASFSFPSVPFHASEAPHNPAAAFSPSGSSYFSVPHCSGSSYDYDTAMFMCGAESELGEVVSEATATPAIDLSAVGFDYSLYHAELNPHLPFAPFGGP, encoded by the exons ATGCAGGACggtgcaggaggaggaggaggcatccatATGCTCCTGGGCATCCTGGCCGAAGGCGAGGAGCAGGCGAGGCAGCTCGGTCAGCTGCCCGACGACCCGCGGAGCCGGGCGGAGTACGACTACAggggcgcggcgcggcggctgcAGTGCACGCTCGGGAAGGCGGTGTCCGTCGCCAAGGCCATGGAAGCCGCGTCGGGGTCGTCGCGGGGCACCGACCGCTCCGACTCGCCGCGGTCGGCGGACGAGAGCTCGGGCGGGACGCCGACGGGGGCGCAGGAGCGCCGAAGCATGTGGAAGAGAAG GAAAGGTCAACCAAGATGGACCGCAAAATTCCGAGTACCAGATGCAAACTTGGAGGCCACCCCTGACGACGGGATCAGCTGGAGGAAGTACGGCCAGAAGGACATCCTCGGTGCCAAGTTTCCCAG GGGTTACTACCGGTGCACCTACCGCACCGCGCAGGGGTGCCCCGCCAAGAAGCAAGTGCAGCGCTCGGACTCTGACCTCACCGTGTTCAACGTCACATACCAGGGCGTGCACACCTGCCACCAGAAGCAGCAGCGGCAGGCGACATCTCCTCCCGCCGTGCACGACGTCAGCCAGTCGCTGGCGCAGGACCCGAGCACGCAGCTGCTCGTGGGCTTCAAGGACGTCTTGAAGGTGGAGACCAAGGCGCCGCCGCTTCACAACCACGACGGCACCATCTTTGCGCCCTCCGCTTCATTCTCCTTCCCCTCCGTGCCTTTCCACGCCAGCGAGGCGCCGCACAATCCCGCGGCGGCATTCTCGCCGTCCGGGTCGAGCTACTTCTCCGTGCCACACTGCTCCGGGAGCAGCTACGACTACGACACGGCTATGTTTATGTGCGGGGCGGAGTCGGAGCTCGGCGAGGTCGTCTCCGAGGCGACCGCGACACCTGCGATCGATCTCTCCGCTGTTGGGTTCGACTACTCGCTGTACCATGCTGAGCTCAATCCGCACCTGCCATTTGCACCATTTGGCGGCCCTTAG
- the LOC133930827 gene encoding DNA-damage-repair/toleration protein DRT111, chloroplastic — protein sequence MLGGLYGDLPPPSSAGDDDKASTASVWSSATKMAPPTLRKPASTFAPPPSLLRNQHPRPPKAASTPAPPIEAAASFQPAFVAVQSTVLEEYDPARPNDYEDYRKDKLRRAKEAELSKELERRRREEQEREKEREQREREAREREERDYQSRASSLNISGEEAWKRRAAMSGASAAQRTPSSPPQVDGFAIGSSSSAGLGVGAGGQMTAAQRMMAKMGWKEGQGLGKQEQGITAPLVAKKTDRRGGVIIDESNSRSEKKPKSVNFDGQPTRVLLLRNMVGPGEVDDELEDEVASECARYGTVSRVLIFEITQANFPADEAVRIFIQFERAEEATKAMIDLQGRFFGGRVVQASFFDEEKFGRNELAPMPGEVPGFFD from the exons ATGCTGGGCGGGCTGTACGGCGACCTGCCGCCGCCCTCGtcggccggcgacgacgacaaGGCTTCCACCGCCTCCGTGTGGTCCAGCGCCACCAAGATGGCGCCGCCCACCCTCCGCAAGCCCGCCTCCACATTCGCCCCTCCACCGTCCCTCCTCCGGAACCAACATCCGCGCCCGCCCAAGGCCGCTTCCACCCCCGCTCCCCCTATCGaggccgccgcctccttccAGCCCGCCTTCGTCGCGGTCCAGTCCACCGTGCTGGAGGAGTACGACCCCGCCAGGCCCAACGACTACGAGGACTATCGCAAGGACAAGCTCCGGCGGGCCAAGGAGGCCGAGCTGAGCAAGGAGctcgagcggcggcggcgggaggagcaGGAGCGGGAGAAGGAGCGCGAGCAGCGGGAGAGGGAGGCCCGCGAGCGCGAGGAGAGAGATTACCAATCCAGGGCATCCTCCCTTAACATCTCCGGCGAGGAGGCGTGGAAGCGGAGGGCAGCGATGAGCGGCGCCTCTGCTGCTCAGAGGACCCCCTCGTCCCCGCCGCAAGTGGATGGGTTCGCCATCGGGAGCTCCTCGTCCGCTGGCTTGGGCGTGGGAGCTGGCGGCCAGATGACTGCCGCCCAGAGGATGATGGCCAAGATGGGGTGGAAGGAAGGCCAGGGGCTCGGCAAGCAGGAGCAGGGGATCACCGCACCGCTAGTTGCTAAGAAGACCGATAGGAGGGGAGGGGTTATTATTGATGAGAGCAATTCGAGGTCAGAAAAGAAGCCAAAATCCGTCAACTTTGATGGCCAGCCGACAAGAGTTTTGCTGCTCCGCAACATG GTCGGTCCTGGTGAGGTTGACGATGAGCTGGAAGATGAGGTGGCATCAGAGTGCGCCAGGTATGGTACGGTGTCGCGCGTGCTGATCTTTGAGATCACACAGGCAAACTTCCCTGCTGACGAGGCTGTAAGGATCTTCATACAATTTGAGAGGGCAGAAGAAGCAACAAAGGCGATGATTGATCTGCAAGGGCGGTTCTTTGGTGGGCGTGTGGTGCAGGCATCCTTCTTTGACGAGGAAAAGTTTGGGAGGAACGAACTTGCTCCGATGCCAGGGGAAGTACCAGGGTTCTTTGACTAA